Proteins from one Hydrogenophaga sp. SL48 genomic window:
- the purN gene encoding phosphoribosylglycinamide formyltransferase, translating to MNKNIVILISGSGSNMAAIVKASRKGHWPQRLGAQVVAVISNKADAAGLVFARDHQIATAVLNHKAFGSREAFDAALMVEIDRHEPALVVLAGFMRILTPGFVQHYEDRLINIHPSLLPAFTGLNTHQRAIDMGCKFAGATVHRVTAELDHGDILDQAVVPVLLGDTAQALAERVLTQEHVIYPRAVESLLTQMT from the coding sequence GTGAACAAAAACATCGTCATTCTCATCTCTGGCAGCGGCTCCAACATGGCCGCCATCGTGAAAGCCTCGCGCAAAGGCCATTGGCCGCAGCGTCTGGGTGCCCAGGTGGTCGCCGTGATCAGCAACAAGGCCGACGCGGCCGGGCTGGTGTTCGCACGGGACCACCAGATCGCCACCGCTGTTTTAAACCACAAGGCCTTTGGATCGCGCGAGGCGTTCGATGCCGCGCTCATGGTGGAGATCGACCGCCACGAGCCTGCCCTGGTCGTGCTCGCTGGCTTCATGCGCATCCTCACCCCCGGGTTCGTGCAGCACTACGAAGACCGGCTGATCAACATCCACCCCAGCCTGCTGCCCGCCTTCACCGGCCTGAACACCCACCAGCGCGCGATCGACATGGGCTGCAAGTTTGCCGGAGCCACGGTGCACCGCGTGACCGCCGAGCTCGACCATGGCGACATCCTCGACCAGGCGGTGGTGCCGGTTCTGCTGGGCGACACGGCACAGGCGCTGGCCGAGCGGGTGCTGACGCAAGAGCACGTCATCTACCCAAGAGCGGTTGAGAGCCTGTTGACACAGATGACCTGA
- the ileS gene encoding isoleucine--tRNA ligase yields MSEKPAAPKNEAKPEASAYRATLNMPDTPFPMRGDLPKREPAWVNDWNGSGLYKRLRDARQGAPLFVLHDGPPYANGQIHMGHAVNKVLKDMIVKSKQLAGFDAQYIPGWDCHGLPIENAIEKKHGRNLSRDDMQAKSRAFATGQIDQQREDFKRLGVLGDWERPYLTMNPGNEAGEIRAFKRVIERGFVYRGLKPVYWCFDCGSSLAEFEIEYADKQSDTLDVAFETDDAVKLAAAFGLTGLPAGKTAFAVIWTTTAWTIPANQALNAHPELTYALVDTPMGCLVLAETLVEKCLERFGLQGNVLATMKGDQLGSLNFRHPLYDVDAGYQRLSPVYIADYVSDSDGTGIVHSAPAYGVDDFNSCVANGLAYDDILNPVQGNGAYAPDFPLFGGLHIWKAVPVILDALKNAGRLMATVKITHSYPHCWRHKTPVIYRAAAQWFVRMDEGEGVFTKDKAPKTLRQLALDAIAHTSFYPENGQARLRDMIANRPDWCISRQRSWGVPIPFFLHKDSGELHPRTMEILDQAADIIEKGGIEAWSRVTAEEILGAADAPHYTKSTDILEVWFDSGSTFWHVLRGSHAHAYPNGAAHAEGPEANLYLEGHDQHRGWFHSSLLLACAIYGRAPYRGLLTHGFTIDSQGRKMSKSLGNGLDPQEVNKKLGAEIIRLWVASSDYSGDIAGDDKILARVVDAYRRIRNTLRFLMANVSDFDPATDAVPLEQMLEIDRYALARASELQAQILAHFDVYEFHPVVSKLQVYCSEDLGAFYLDVLKDRLYTTAPKSLARRSAQTALHQITNAMLRWMAPFLSFTAEEAWTHFSGDKNQGSIFFETFSPLPSANEALLAKWGRIRAIRDAANKAIEDLRTAGQVGASLQATLVITAGADDAALLRSLGADLKFVTITSAVAVVDGAELAVSVTPSTAAKCDRCWHYADDIGQHAEHPTLCGRCVSNLAEAAGTGAGETRKVA; encoded by the coding sequence ATGTCTGAAAAACCCGCCGCCCCGAAGAACGAGGCCAAGCCCGAAGCCAGCGCCTACCGCGCCACGCTGAACATGCCCGACACGCCGTTCCCCATGCGCGGCGACCTGCCCAAGCGCGAGCCAGCCTGGGTCAACGACTGGAACGGCAGCGGCCTCTACAAGCGCCTGCGTGACGCCCGCCAGGGTGCCCCACTGTTTGTGCTGCACGACGGCCCGCCCTACGCCAACGGCCAGATCCACATGGGTCATGCGGTAAACAAGGTGCTGAAAGACATGATCGTGAAATCGAAACAGCTCGCTGGTTTCGATGCCCAGTACATCCCCGGCTGGGACTGCCACGGCCTGCCGATCGAAAACGCGATCGAGAAGAAGCACGGCCGCAACCTCAGCCGCGACGACATGCAGGCCAAGAGCCGCGCCTTCGCCACCGGGCAGATCGATCAGCAACGCGAAGACTTCAAGCGCCTGGGCGTGCTCGGTGACTGGGAACGCCCTTACCTCACGATGAACCCGGGCAACGAAGCGGGCGAAATCCGCGCCTTCAAACGCGTGATCGAGCGCGGTTTTGTCTACCGCGGACTGAAACCCGTGTACTGGTGTTTCGACTGCGGCAGCTCGCTGGCCGAGTTCGAGATCGAATACGCCGACAAGCAGAGCGACACGCTGGACGTGGCCTTTGAAACGGACGACGCGGTCAAGCTGGCCGCCGCTTTCGGGTTGACCGGTCTGCCCGCGGGCAAAACCGCCTTCGCCGTGATCTGGACCACCACCGCCTGGACCATTCCCGCCAACCAGGCGCTCAACGCACACCCCGAGCTGACCTACGCCCTGGTCGACACCCCCATGGGCTGCCTGGTGCTGGCCGAAACGCTGGTGGAGAAATGCCTGGAGCGATTCGGCCTGCAGGGCAACGTGCTCGCCACCATGAAGGGTGACCAGCTCGGTAGCCTCAACTTCCGCCACCCGCTGTACGACGTGGACGCAGGCTACCAGCGCCTGTCCCCGGTCTACATCGCCGACTACGTGAGCGACAGCGACGGCACCGGCATCGTGCACTCGGCGCCGGCCTACGGCGTGGACGACTTCAACTCCTGTGTCGCCAACGGCCTGGCCTACGACGACATCCTGAACCCGGTGCAAGGCAACGGCGCCTACGCGCCCGACTTCCCGTTGTTCGGCGGCCTGCACATCTGGAAGGCCGTGCCGGTCATCCTGGACGCGCTGAAGAACGCCGGGCGCCTGATGGCCACGGTGAAAATCACCCACAGCTACCCGCACTGCTGGCGCCACAAGACGCCGGTGATCTACCGCGCCGCCGCGCAGTGGTTCGTGCGCATGGATGAGGGCGAAGGGGTGTTCACGAAAGACAAGGCGCCCAAGACCCTGCGCCAGCTCGCGCTCGACGCCATCGCCCACACCAGCTTCTACCCCGAAAACGGCCAGGCCCGCCTTCGCGACATGATCGCCAACCGGCCCGACTGGTGCATTTCGCGCCAGCGCTCGTGGGGCGTGCCCATCCCCTTTTTCCTGCACAAGGATTCGGGCGAGCTGCACCCTCGCACGATGGAGATCCTGGATCAGGCGGCCGACATCATTGAAAAAGGCGGCATCGAGGCCTGGAGCCGCGTCACGGCCGAGGAGATCCTGGGCGCAGCCGATGCGCCGCACTACACCAAGAGCACCGACATCCTCGAAGTCTGGTTCGACTCGGGCTCCACTTTCTGGCACGTGCTGCGCGGCAGCCACGCCCACGCCTACCCCAACGGCGCCGCGCACGCAGAAGGGCCCGAGGCCAACCTCTACCTCGAAGGCCACGACCAGCACCGCGGCTGGTTCCACAGCTCGCTGTTGTTGGCGTGCGCCATCTACGGCCGCGCGCCCTATCGCGGCCTGCTCACCCACGGCTTCACCATCGACAGCCAGGGCCGCAAGATGAGCAAGTCGCTGGGCAATGGCCTGGACCCGCAAGAGGTCAACAAGAAGTTGGGCGCCGAGATCATCCGCCTGTGGGTCGCCTCCTCCGACTATTCGGGTGACATCGCCGGTGACGACAAGATCCTCGCCCGCGTGGTCGACGCCTACCGCCGCATCCGCAACACGCTGCGATTCCTGATGGCCAACGTGTCGGACTTCGACCCGGCCACCGACGCTGTGCCGCTGGAGCAGATGCTGGAGATCGACCGCTACGCGCTGGCCCGCGCCAGCGAGCTGCAGGCCCAGATCCTGGCGCACTTCGACGTCTACGAATTCCATCCGGTGGTGAGCAAGCTGCAGGTGTATTGCTCGGAAGACCTGGGCGCGTTCTACCTGGACGTGCTGAAGGACCGGCTGTACACGACCGCGCCGAAAAGCCTGGCACGCCGCTCGGCACAGACCGCGCTGCACCAGATCACGAACGCCATGCTGCGCTGGATGGCGCCGTTCCTGAGTTTCACGGCCGAAGAGGCCTGGACGCATTTCTCGGGCGACAAGAACCAGGGCTCGATCTTCTTCGAAACCTTCTCTCCCCTGCCGTCGGCCAACGAGGCGCTGCTCGCCAAGTGGGGCCGCATCCGCGCCATCCGTGACGCGGCCAACAAGGCCATCGAAGATCTGCGCACCGCCGGCCAGGTGGGCGCCTCGCTGCAGGCCACGCTCGTCATCACCGCCGGTGCCGACGACGCGGCGCTGCTGCGCTCGCTGGGCGCCGACCTGAAGTTCGTCACCATCACCTCGGCCGTGGCCGTGGTGGACGGCGCCGAACTGGCCGTGAGCGTGACGCCCAGCACCGCCGCCAAGTGCGATCGCTGCTGGCACTACGCCGACGACATCGGGCAACACGCCGAGCACCCCACGCTGTGCGGCCGTTGCGTGAGCAACCTGGCCGAAGCGGCGGGCACGGGCGCGGGTGAAACCCGCAAGGTGGCCTGA
- a CDS encoding HNH endonuclease, which yields MKVLKLSAQGLPQSWISLEEAVLHYAADEVRWEMGAEVAVFHGGHNAITGRQSIITVNSIIGTEGVPRINPFDLRPSLTNSKLFARDRCLCGYCGEHFHEDDLTREHIVPLGQRGMDIWMNVVTACKSCNHRKGNRTPEQAHMPLIYAPYVPSLWEDFILRNRRILADQMEFLMSHLPKNSRLHA from the coding sequence TTGAAGGTCTTGAAGCTGTCTGCCCAGGGGTTGCCACAATCGTGGATCAGCCTGGAAGAAGCGGTGCTGCATTACGCCGCGGATGAGGTGCGCTGGGAAATGGGTGCCGAGGTGGCGGTGTTCCATGGCGGGCACAACGCGATCACCGGGCGCCAGTCCATCATCACCGTCAATTCCATCATCGGCACCGAGGGCGTGCCGCGCATCAATCCGTTCGACTTGCGGCCCTCGCTCACCAACAGCAAGCTGTTTGCCCGCGATCGCTGCCTGTGCGGCTACTGCGGCGAACATTTCCACGAAGACGATCTCACCCGCGAGCACATCGTGCCGCTGGGCCAGCGCGGAATGGACATCTGGATGAATGTGGTGACGGCCTGCAAGTCGTGCAACCACCGCAAGGGCAACCGCACGCCCGAGCAGGCGCACATGCCGCTGATTTACGCGCCTTACGTGCCCAGCCTCTGGGAAGACTTCATCCTGCGCAATCGCCGCATCCTGGCGGACCAGATGGAGTTTCTGATGTCCCACCTTCCCAAGAACTCGCGTTTGCACGCCTGA
- a CDS encoding acyl-CoA dehydrogenase family protein yields MDLAFTPEEQAFREEVRGWVKAHLPAEIAHKVHNALRLTREDLQRWAKILGKKGWLGYGWPQQFGGPGWTAVQKHLFEEECALAGAPRIVPFGPVMVAPVIMAFGNKEQQERFLPGIASGEVWWSQGYSEPGSGSDLASVKTRAERQGDHYLVNGQKTWTTLGQYGEWIFCLVRTSTEGKPQTGISFLLIDMTSPGVSVRPIKLLDGECEVNEVFFDNVKVPAENLIGEENKGWTYAKHLLSHERTNIADVNRAKRELERLKRIAKTEGVWDDTRFRDQIALLEVDVVALEMLVLRVLSAEKSGKNSLDIAGLLKIKGSEIQQRYAELMMLAAGPFSTPFIEEAMEAGWQGNFPGGEVANAPLASTYFNMRKTTIYGGSNEVQRNIVAQTVLG; encoded by the coding sequence ATGGATTTGGCATTCACGCCGGAAGAGCAGGCGTTTCGCGAAGAGGTGCGCGGCTGGGTCAAGGCCCACCTGCCTGCCGAGATCGCCCACAAGGTTCACAACGCCCTGCGACTGACGCGCGAGGACCTGCAGCGCTGGGCCAAGATCCTCGGCAAAAAAGGCTGGCTGGGCTACGGCTGGCCCCAACAGTTTGGCGGCCCGGGCTGGACCGCCGTGCAAAAGCACCTGTTCGAAGAGGAATGCGCCCTCGCCGGGGCGCCGCGCATCGTACCCTTCGGCCCGGTGATGGTGGCGCCGGTCATCATGGCCTTCGGCAACAAGGAACAACAGGAACGCTTCCTGCCCGGCATCGCCAGCGGCGAGGTCTGGTGGAGCCAGGGCTACAGCGAACCCGGCTCGGGCTCGGACCTGGCCTCGGTCAAGACCCGAGCCGAACGCCAGGGCGACCACTACCTCGTCAACGGTCAGAAAACCTGGACCACGCTGGGCCAGTACGGTGAGTGGATCTTCTGCCTGGTGCGCACCAGCACCGAGGGCAAACCGCAAACCGGCATCAGCTTCCTGCTGATCGACATGACGTCGCCCGGTGTGAGCGTGCGGCCGATCAAACTGCTCGACGGCGAATGCGAAGTCAACGAGGTCTTCTTCGACAACGTCAAGGTGCCGGCCGAGAACCTGATCGGTGAAGAGAACAAGGGCTGGACCTACGCCAAGCACCTGCTCAGCCACGAGCGCACCAACATCGCCGACGTGAACCGCGCCAAGCGCGAACTGGAGCGCCTCAAGCGCATCGCCAAGACCGAAGGGGTCTGGGACGACACGCGCTTCCGCGACCAGATCGCGCTGCTGGAGGTGGACGTGGTGGCGCTGGAGATGCTGGTGCTGCGCGTGCTCAGCGCCGAAAAATCGGGCAAGAACTCGCTCGACATCGCGGGCCTGCTCAAGATCAAGGGCAGCGAAATCCAGCAGCGTTACGCCGAGCTGATGATGCTGGCCGCCGGCCCGTTTTCCACGCCCTTCATCGAAGAGGCCATGGAAGCCGGCTGGCAGGGCAACTTCCCCGGTGGCGAGGTGGCCAACGCGCCGCTGGCCTCCACCTACTTCAACATGCGCAAGACCACCATCTACGGTGGTTCGAACGAAGTGCAGCGCAACATCGTCGCCCAGACGGTCCTCGGTTAA
- a CDS encoding bifunctional riboflavin kinase/FAD synthetase: protein MKIIRGLWNRLHQPAAGEDAPGCALTIGNFDGVHRGHQAMLALLINEAKHRGVPSCVMTFEPHPRDYFAAVHHKPDLAPARIATLRDKLEELRRCGVDQCVVLPFNARLASQQPQAFIQDILVKALGVKYVLVGDDFRFGSQRAGDYAMLDAAGSSLGFDVARMQSYEVHGTRVSSSAVREALAAGDMERVAALLGRPFSISGHVVHGRKLGRQLAESRPGAGDGFRTLNLRFSHWKPAASGIFAVRVHGLGDDPLHGVANLGVRPSLDPDDVNGGRVLLETHCLDWPAELATRLPGGEAYGKIIRVELLHKLHDELKYDGLDALTRGIAKDCDDARAFFASLHAQTHRQTTRDRI from the coding sequence ATGAAAATCATTCGAGGCCTCTGGAACCGCCTGCACCAGCCCGCTGCGGGCGAAGACGCGCCAGGCTGTGCCCTCACCATCGGCAACTTCGACGGCGTGCACCGCGGCCACCAGGCCATGCTGGCCTTGCTGATCAACGAGGCCAAACACCGCGGCGTGCCCAGCTGCGTCATGACCTTCGAGCCGCACCCGCGCGACTATTTCGCCGCCGTGCACCACAAGCCCGACCTGGCACCGGCGCGCATCGCCACGCTGCGCGACAAGCTGGAAGAGCTGCGACGCTGCGGCGTGGACCAGTGCGTGGTGCTGCCCTTCAACGCGCGCCTGGCCTCGCAGCAACCGCAAGCGTTCATCCAGGACATCCTTGTCAAGGCGCTGGGGGTCAAATACGTCCTGGTGGGCGACGACTTCCGTTTTGGGTCCCAGCGGGCGGGCGACTACGCCATGCTCGACGCCGCCGGTTCATCGCTCGGCTTTGACGTGGCGCGCATGCAGAGCTACGAGGTGCATGGCACCCGGGTGTCCAGTTCGGCCGTGCGCGAGGCGCTGGCCGCCGGCGACATGGAGCGCGTGGCCGCTCTGCTCGGGCGCCCGTTCAGCATCAGCGGCCACGTGGTGCACGGGCGCAAGCTCGGGCGCCAGCTGGCGGAGAGCCGCCCGGGAGCCGGCGACGGTTTCCGCACGCTGAACCTGCGCTTTTCGCACTGGAAGCCGGCCGCCAGCGGCATCTTTGCCGTGCGTGTGCATGGCCTGGGGGACGACCCATTGCACGGCGTGGCCAACCTCGGTGTGCGCCCCTCGCTGGACCCGGACGATGTGAACGGCGGGCGCGTGTTGCTGGAAACCCATTGCCTGGACTGGCCCGCCGAGCTGGCCACCCGCCTGCCCGGCGGGGAGGCCTACGGTAAAATCATCCGCGTGGAACTGCTGCACAAACTGCACGACGAACTGAAGTACGACGGTCTGGACGCCCTCACCCGGGGCATCGCCAAGGACTGCGACGACGCTCGTGCGTTTTTTGCGTCGCTGCACGCCCAGACGCACCGCCAGACCACCCGCGACCGAATTTAA
- a CDS encoding aminotransferase class V-fold PLP-dependent enzyme, protein MPGLLPQIDPDGLLEFSVVYTDRALNHMSKRFQGVMTDISAMLKRVYGAHSAVLVPGSGTFGMESVARQFAHGQHVMVIRNGWFSYRWTQIFDMGAIPASHTVMKARRIAEGSQAAWAPTPIEEVKAAIAAEKPALVFAPHVETAAGMILPDDYLSAVADAVHAVGGLMVLDCIASGAMWVDMKATGVDILISAPQKGWSSSPCCAMVMLSERARQAIDATQSTTFAMDLKKWLQIMETYEGGGHAYHTTLPTDALVRLRDTMQETEAYGFAKVRDEQIALGRAVRGLLEQHGFPSVSAPGFQAPGVVVSYTTDPDIQNSKKFLAAGLQTAAGVPLQCDEPADFRSFRVGLFGLDKWHDVPGTLLHLERALQDVSPKI, encoded by the coding sequence ATGCCCGGATTGCTGCCCCAGATCGACCCCGATGGCCTGCTGGAGTTTTCGGTGGTCTACACCGACCGCGCGCTCAACCACATGTCCAAGCGCTTCCAGGGCGTGATGACCGACATCTCGGCCATGCTCAAGCGCGTCTACGGCGCGCACTCGGCCGTGCTGGTGCCGGGCAGTGGCACCTTCGGCATGGAGTCGGTGGCGCGCCAGTTCGCCCACGGCCAACACGTCATGGTGATCCGCAACGGCTGGTTCAGCTACCGCTGGACGCAGATCTTCGACATGGGGGCCATCCCCGCCAGCCACACCGTGATGAAGGCCCGCCGCATCGCTGAAGGTTCGCAGGCCGCCTGGGCACCCACGCCCATCGAGGAAGTGAAAGCCGCCATCGCGGCAGAAAAGCCGGCGCTGGTGTTCGCGCCGCACGTGGAAACCGCCGCCGGCATGATCCTGCCCGACGACTACCTGAGCGCTGTGGCCGACGCGGTGCACGCCGTGGGTGGCCTGATGGTGCTGGACTGCATCGCCTCCGGGGCGATGTGGGTGGACATGAAGGCAACCGGCGTGGACATCCTGATCTCGGCGCCGCAAAAGGGCTGGAGCAGCTCGCCCTGCTGCGCCATGGTGATGCTGAGCGAACGCGCCCGTCAGGCGATTGACGCCACCCAGAGCACCACCTTCGCCATGGACCTGAAGAAGTGGTTGCAGATCATGGAAACCTATGAAGGTGGTGGCCACGCGTACCACACCACCCTGCCGACCGACGCCCTGGTGCGACTGCGCGACACCATGCAGGAAACCGAGGCCTACGGCTTTGCCAAAGTGCGCGACGAGCAGATCGCGCTCGGCCGCGCCGTGCGGGGCCTGCTGGAGCAACACGGCTTCCCCAGCGTCTCGGCACCGGGCTTCCAGGCGCCGGGCGTGGTGGTCAGCTACACCACCGATCCCGACATCCAGAACAGCAAGAAATTCCTCGCTGCAGGCTTGCAGACGGCCGCTGGCGTGCCGCTGCAATGTGACGAACCGGCCGACTTCCGAAGCTTCCGCGTCGGCCTTTTCGGTCTGGACAAATGGCACGACGTGCCGGGCACCCTTCTGCACCTGGAGCGCGCGCTTCAGGATGTAAGCCCAAAGATATAA
- a CDS encoding Na/Pi cotransporter family protein, protein MTHLLNLLAAIALLVWGTHLVRTGILRVFGSKLRQVLAASMGNRFTAALSGLGVTALVQSSTATALITASFVGRGLIALPAALAVMLGADIGTSVMAVVFSFDLSWLSPLCIFIGVTLFILRQGSQTGDVGRVLIGLGLMLLALQLVSQSTAVLTRNPAVQLMLASLTSDRMLEILVGATLAVLAYSSLAVVLLTATLALQVVGVDVALGLVLGANLGSGLLAMITTARTNRATRQVPLGNLLFKLMGVAIAPWLIPFWLQFVQPHVPDPAALTVLFHLSFNLMVGLFFIGLTRPVAGWVEKLLPLQGAGAALNRPNHLDPSALATPSLAISCAAREALHQADVVETMLRGVMTVIKTNDLQLAQDLRKMDDTVDGLYSAIKYYLTKISRQQLNEMEGRRWTDIISFTINMEQIGDTVERVLLDIEDKKIRKGREFSEAGMTEICAMHARLLDNLRLGMSVFLDGNVRDAQRLLEEKVRFREMEREYASSHLERLSEQSRQSMESSSLHIDLISDLKRINSHICSIAYPILDSAGVLAPSRLRESRLQGLETPPGRH, encoded by the coding sequence ATGACACACCTGCTCAATCTGCTGGCGGCGATCGCGCTGCTGGTCTGGGGAACCCACCTGGTGCGCACGGGCATCCTGCGGGTCTTTGGCAGCAAGCTGCGCCAGGTGCTCGCCGCGAGCATGGGCAACCGCTTCACCGCCGCGCTGTCGGGTCTGGGCGTCACGGCGCTGGTGCAGTCGAGCACCGCCACCGCGCTCATCACCGCATCTTTTGTGGGCCGTGGCCTGATCGCCCTGCCCGCCGCGCTGGCCGTGATGCTGGGCGCCGACATCGGCACCAGCGTGATGGCCGTGGTGTTCTCCTTCGACCTCTCCTGGCTCTCGCCCCTGTGCATTTTCATCGGCGTCACGCTCTTCATCCTGCGCCAGGGGTCCCAGACGGGCGACGTGGGGCGCGTGCTGATCGGCCTGGGTCTGATGCTGCTGGCGCTGCAGCTGGTGAGCCAGTCCACCGCCGTGCTCACGCGCAACCCGGCGGTGCAGCTGATGCTGGCCTCGCTCACCAGCGACCGCATGCTGGAAATCCTGGTGGGCGCCACGCTCGCGGTGCTGGCCTACTCCAGCCTCGCCGTCGTGCTGCTCACCGCCACGCTGGCGCTGCAGGTGGTGGGGGTGGACGTGGCGCTGGGCCTGGTGCTGGGAGCCAACCTGGGCAGCGGCCTGCTCGCCATGATCACCACCGCGCGCACCAACCGGGCCACGCGCCAGGTGCCGCTGGGCAACCTGCTGTTCAAGCTGATGGGCGTGGCCATCGCGCCTTGGCTGATTCCGTTCTGGCTTCAGTTCGTGCAGCCCCACGTGCCCGACCCGGCAGCCCTGACCGTGCTGTTCCACCTGAGCTTCAACCTCATGGTGGGACTGTTTTTCATCGGCCTCACGCGCCCGGTCGCCGGGTGGGTCGAGAAGCTGCTGCCGCTGCAAGGGGCCGGCGCAGCGCTCAACCGTCCCAACCACCTCGACCCGTCCGCCCTCGCCACACCGTCGCTGGCGATCTCGTGTGCGGCCCGCGAGGCGCTGCACCAGGCCGATGTGGTCGAGACCATGCTGCGCGGCGTCATGACGGTCATCAAGACCAACGACCTGCAGCTCGCGCAGGACCTGCGCAAGATGGACGACACGGTGGACGGCCTGTATTCGGCCATCAAGTACTACCTGACCAAGATTTCGCGACAGCAGCTCAACGAGATGGAGGGCCGGCGCTGGACCGACATCATCAGCTTCACCATCAACATGGAGCAGATCGGCGACACGGTCGAGCGCGTGCTGCTGGACATCGAGGACAAGAAGATCCGCAAGGGCCGCGAGTTCTCGGAAGCCGGCATGACCGAGATCTGCGCCATGCACGCGCGCCTGCTCGACAACCTGCGCCTGGGCATGAGCGTCTTCCTCGACGGCAACGTGCGCGACGCGCAGCGCCTGCTGGAAGAGAAGGTGCGCTTTCGGGAAATGGAGCGTGAATACGCCAGCAGCCACCTGGAACGCCTGTCCGAGCAGTCGAGGCAGAGCATGGAAAGCAGCTCGTTGCACATCGACCTGATCAGCGACCTCAAGCGCATCAACTCGCACATCTGCTCGATCGCCTACCCCATCCTCGACTCGGCCGGCGTGCTCGCACCCAGCCGCCTGAGGGAGAGCCGACTGCAAGGCCTGGAGACACCGCCCGGCCGCCACTGA
- a CDS encoding acyl-CoA dehydrogenase family protein — protein sequence MDFDFSDDQEQLRDAVRKWVDKGYDFERRRGIVKAGGFERAAYNELAELGLAGLYISEADGGLGMGPVEGMVVMEELGRGIVLEPLAQTLIAGGVIGGYAGAEVKAAWLPKIASGEALVVLAQQERGSRYRLDACKTTATPDGSGWTVSGAKSVVPAGDLADAFLVPAVANGKIALFLVERSASGVSTQGYGTQDGGRAAELTLQNAPASLITTDGLAALEHAVDIGIASVCAEAVGVMDKTVALTVEYMNTRKQFGVAIATFQALRHRVADMKMQLELARSMSFYACLKLNAPATERRRAMARAKVQLGSSMRFVGQQSVQLHGGIGVTDEYIGSHYFKKLTQLEMTFGDTLHHLGEVSARMEDTAGVFA from the coding sequence ATGGACTTTGATTTTTCCGACGATCAGGAACAGCTTCGCGACGCGGTGCGCAAGTGGGTCGACAAGGGCTACGACTTCGAGCGCCGCCGTGGCATCGTGAAAGCCGGAGGCTTTGAACGCGCGGCCTACAACGAACTGGCCGAACTCGGCCTGGCGGGCCTCTACATCAGCGAAGCCGATGGCGGCCTGGGCATGGGCCCGGTCGAGGGCATGGTGGTGATGGAGGAACTGGGCCGCGGCATCGTGCTGGAGCCGCTGGCGCAGACGCTGATCGCAGGTGGTGTGATCGGGGGTTATGCGGGCGCTGAGGTCAAGGCCGCCTGGTTGCCGAAGATCGCCTCGGGCGAGGCGCTGGTGGTGCTCGCGCAGCAAGAACGCGGTTCGCGCTACCGGCTGGATGCCTGCAAGACCACCGCCACCCCGGACGGCAGTGGCTGGACGGTGAGCGGCGCCAAGAGCGTGGTGCCCGCCGGTGACCTGGCCGACGCCTTCCTCGTGCCCGCCGTGGCCAACGGCAAGATCGCATTGTTCCTCGTGGAGCGCAGCGCCAGCGGCGTGAGCACGCAGGGCTATGGCACCCAGGATGGCGGCCGCGCCGCCGAGCTCACGCTGCAGAACGCCCCGGCCAGCCTGATCACCACCGACGGCCTGGCCGCGCTGGAACACGCGGTGGACATCGGCATCGCCTCGGTCTGTGCCGAAGCGGTGGGCGTGATGGACAAAACGGTGGCGCTGACCGTGGAGTACATGAACACGCGCAAACAGTTTGGCGTGGCGATCGCGACGTTCCAGGCCCTGCGTCACCGCGTGGCCGACATGAAAATGCAGCTGGAGCTGGCGCGCTCCATGAGCTTCTACGCCTGCCTGAAGCTCAACGCCCCGGCCACCGAGCGCCGCCGCGCGATGGCACGGGCCAAGGTGCAGCTGGGTAGCTCGATGCGCTTCGTGGGCCAGCAGTCGGTGCAGCTGCACGGTGGCATCGGCGTGACCGACGAGTACATCGGCAGCCACTACTTCAAGAAGCTCACCCAGCTGGAGATGACTTTTGGCGACACGCTGCACCACCTGGGTGAGGTGTCGGCCCGGATGGAGGACACGGCGGGGGTGTTTGCCTGA
- the lspA gene encoding signal peptidase II: MAKTKGSLWPWLGLAAAILLLDQFTKTLILGNYRLGDSTYVTSFFNVVRVHNTGAAFSFLASAGGWQRWFFTGIGVAAAVFIVWMLRSHPGQKLFAFALACILGGAIGNVVDRVLHGYVVDMLDFHWSFLSGLFPGGHFPAFNVADTGITIGAIALILDEILRVKRS; encoded by the coding sequence ATGGCGAAGACCAAAGGCTCCCTCTGGCCCTGGCTCGGCCTGGCCGCCGCCATCCTGCTGCTGGACCAGTTCACCAAGACGCTGATCCTCGGCAACTACCGGCTCGGCGACAGCACCTATGTCACCAGCTTCTTCAACGTGGTCCGGGTGCACAACACCGGCGCCGCCTTCTCCTTCCTCGCCTCGGCGGGTGGCTGGCAGCGCTGGTTTTTCACCGGCATCGGTGTCGCGGCGGCGGTGTTCATCGTCTGGATGCTGCGTTCCCACCCTGGTCAGAAGCTGTTTGCCTTCGCGCTCGCCTGCATCCTGGGCGGTGCCATCGGCAACGTGGTGGACCGCGTGCTGCACGGCTACGTGGTGGACATGCTCGACTTCCACTGGTCCTTCCTGTCCGGCCTGTTCCCGGGCGGCCACTTCCCGGCGTTCAATGTGGCCGACACGGGCATCACCATCGGCGCGATCGCTCTGATCCTGGACGAGATCCTGCGCGTGAAAAGAAGTTGA